The following coding sequences are from one Caloenas nicobarica isolate bCalNic1 chromosome 25, bCalNic1.hap1, whole genome shotgun sequence window:
- the NT5DC4 gene encoding LOW QUALITY PROTEIN: 5'-nucleotidase domain-containing protein 4 (The sequence of the model RefSeq protein was modified relative to this genomic sequence to represent the inferred CDS: inserted 1 base in 1 codon; deleted 1 base in 1 codon): MGSEGERGPGDPRALRRDCQHRIFVNRSLALEKIKCFGFDMDYTLAMYKSPDYEELAFALLLEHLVSIGYPHEILAYKYDPTFPTRGLVFDALFGNLLKVDSHGNLLVCAHGFRFLKGAEILHYYPNKFIQRDDMKRFHILNTLFNLTEAHLYACLVDFFTNCSRYINCDTGYKHGNLFMSFRSMFQDVREAMDNVHLSGCLKEKTLENLEKYVVKDPRVPLLLSRMKEVGKVFLATNSDYNYTNAIMSYLFDFGDGDKVGVTPLGGAGCHGHPPAXPPHPQRPWRSYFDLIVVDTRKPLFFAEGTVLRQVNTDTGKLRIGTYTGPLQHCAVYSGGSSDVVCDLLGVKGKDILYMGDHIFGDILKSKKRQGWRTFLVVPELARELQVWTEKSELFEELRSLDLFLAELYQHLDSGSSERPDISSIKRRIQKVTHEMDMCYGKMGSLFRCGSRQTLFASQLMRYADLYAASFLNFLYYPFSYLFRAPPVLMAHESTVEHGRLDAGEWGTALAPWLAWHGHPRQQVAGEDSNGEEEDDGEA, from the exons GTCCCCTGATTACGAAGAGCTGGCGTTCGCTCTTCTGCTGGAGCACCTGGTCTCCATCGGGTACCCCCACGAGATCCTCGCCTACAAGTACGACCCCACCTTCCCCACCCG GGGGTTGGTGTTCGACGCTCTGTTCGGGAACCTGCTGAAGGTGGATTCTCACGGGAACCTGCTGGTCTGCGCCCACGGGTTCCGCTTCCTCAAGGG GGCCGAAATCCTCCACTATTACCCTAACAAGTTCATCCAGCGGGATGACATGAAACGCTTCCACATCCTCAACACCCTCTTCAACCTCACAG AAGCCCACCTCTACGCCTGCCTCGTGGACTTCTTCACCAACTGCTCCCGATACATCAA CTGCGACACCGGCTACAAGCACGGGAACCTCTTCATGTCCTTCCGCAGCATGTTCCAGGACGTGCGCGAGGCCATGGACAACGTCCACCTCTCG GGCTGCTTGAAGGAGAAGACGTTGGAGAACCTGGAGAAATACGTGGTGAAGGAC CCCCGCGTGCCGCTGCTGCTGAGCCGCATGAAGGAGGTGGGGAAGGTCTTTCTGGCCACCAACAGCGACTACAACTACACCAAT GCCATCATGTCCTACCTGTTTGACTTTGGTGATGGGGACAAGGTGGGTGTGACCCCGCTG GGGGGTGCAGGGTGCCATGGGCACCCCCCCG GACCCCCCCACCCGCAGCGGCCCTGGCGATCCTACTTCGACCTCATCGTGGTGGACACCCGCAAGCCGCTCTTCTTCGCCGAGGGCACCGTCCTGCGCCAAGTCAACACG GACACGGGGAAGCTGCGCATTGGGACATACACGGGGCCGCTCCAGCACTGCGCCGTCTACTCTGGGG GGTCCTCGGACGTGGTGTGTGACCTGCTGGGCGTCAAGGGCAAAGACATCCTGTACATGGGGGACCACATCTTTGGGGACATCCTCAAGTCCAAGAAGCGGCAGGGCTGGAGAACCTTCCTGGTGGTGCCCGAGCTGGCGCGCGAGCTTCAGGTCTGGACGGAGAAGAGCG AGCTGTTTGAAGAGCTGCGGAGCCTGGACCTCTTCTTGGCGGAGCTGTACCA GCACTTGGACAGCGGCAGCAGCGAGCGCCCGGACATCAGCTCCATCAAGCGTCGGATCCAG AAGGTCACCCACGAGATGGACATGTGCTACGGGAagatgggcagcctgttccgcTGCGGCTCGCGCCAGACGCTCTTCGCCAGCCAGCTGATGCGCTATGCCGACCTCTACGCCGCCTCCTTCCTCAACTTCCTCTACTACCCCTTCAGCTACCTCTTCCGCGCACCCCCTGTCCTG ATGGCACACGAGTCGACGGTGGAGCACGGCCGCCTGGATGCCGGGGAGTGGGGCACGGCCCTGGCACCCTGGCTGGCCTGGCACGGCCACCCCCGCCAGCAG GTTGCTGGGGAGGACTCCAAcggagaggaggaggatgatggAGAAGCCTGA